The Myxocyprinus asiaticus isolate MX2 ecotype Aquarium Trade chromosome 31, UBuf_Myxa_2, whole genome shotgun sequence genome has a segment encoding these proteins:
- the LOC127422210 gene encoding serpin H1-like isoform X2, whose translation MWVSKLIALCLLAVAVSGEDNKLSSHATSMADTSVNLAFNLYHNVAKEKNLENILISPVVVASSLGMVAMGGKSSTASQVKSLLKADALKDDHFHTGLSELLSEVSDPQARNVTWKISNRLYGPSSVSFAEDFVKNSKKHYKYEHSKINFRDKRSAINSINEWAAKSTDGKLPEVTKDVKNTDGAMIVNAMFFKPHWNEKFHHKMVDNRGFLITRSYTVSVPMMHRTGIYGFYEDKENKLFVLDMPLAHKKSSMIFIMPYHVEPLERLEKLLTRQQLDTWISKLEERAVAISLPKVSMEVSHDLQKHLGEIGLTEAVDKSKADLSNISGKKDLYLANVFHASAFEWDTEGNPFDTSIYGSEKIRNPKLFYADHPFIFLVKDNKTNSVLFIGRLVRPKGDKMRDEL comes from the exons ATGTGGGTATCCAAACTCATTGCCCTGTGCCTTTTGGCTGTGGCCGTGTCTGGCGAGGACAATAAGCTGAGTAGCCATGCAACCTCCATGGCAGACACCAGCGTGAACCTGGCCTTCAATCTTTACCACAATGTCGCCAAAGAGAAGAACCTAGAGAACATCCTCATCTCTCCTGTGGTGGTGGCTTCCTCTTTGGGAATGGTTGCTATGGGGGGCAAATCTTCCACTGCTTCCCAGGTGAAGAGTCTTCTGAAGGCTGATGCCCTGAAAGATGACCATTTCCACACAGGCCTGTCTGAGCTTCTTTCTGAGGTGAGTGACCCACAGGCCCGTAATGTCACATGGAAGATCAGCAACAGGCTCTACGGTCCAAGCTCTGTCAGCTTTGCAGAGGACTTTGTCAAGAACAGTAAGAAGCACTACAAGTATGAACACTCGAAGATCAACTTCCGCGATAAGAGAAGCGCCATTAACTCAATCAACGAATGGGCGGCCAAGTCAACTGATGGCAAGCTGCCAGAAGTTACCAAGGATGTGAAAAACACAGATGGGGCTATGATCGTCAATGCCATGTTCTTCAAAC CCCACTGGAATGAGAAGTTCCACCACAAGATGGTTGACAACCGTGGTTTCTTGATTACCCGTTCCTACACTGTCTCTGTCCCAATGATGCACCGCACAG GTATCTATGGCTTCTATGAGGATAAAGAGAACAAGCTATTTGTGTTGGATATGCCTTTGGCGCATAAGAAGTCCAGCATGATTTTCATCATGCCCTACCACGTGGAGCCTCTGGAGAGGCTGGAGAAACTGCTTACTCGTCAACAGCTGGACACCTGGATCAGCAAGCTTGAGGAGAGAGCAGTTGCCATCTCTCTGCCTAAAGTTAGCATGGAAGTCAGCCATGACCTCCAG AAACATCTTGGAGAAATTGGTCTTACTGAGGCTGTGGACAAGTCTAAGGCAGATCTGTCCAACATTTCTGGCAAGAAAGATCTTTACCTGGCCAACGTCTTCCATGCGTCTGCCTTTGAGTGGGACACAGAGGGCAACCCATTTGATACCAGCATTTACGGTAGTGAGAAGATAAGGAACCCCAAACTCTTCTATGCTGACCATCCCTTCATTTTCCTTGTGAAAGACAACAAGACCAACTCCGTCCTTTTCATTGGCAGGCTAGTTCGGCCCAAGGGTGACAAAATGAGAGATGAATTGTAG
- the LOC127422210 gene encoding serpin H1-like isoform X1, with product MHLLSFRVKIAIVDNYEYENLSRLSLQPKHTASMWVSKLIALCLLAVAVSGEDNKLSSHATSMADTSVNLAFNLYHNVAKEKNLENILISPVVVASSLGMVAMGGKSSTASQVKSLLKADALKDDHFHTGLSELLSEVSDPQARNVTWKISNRLYGPSSVSFAEDFVKNSKKHYKYEHSKINFRDKRSAINSINEWAAKSTDGKLPEVTKDVKNTDGAMIVNAMFFKPHWNEKFHHKMVDNRGFLITRSYTVSVPMMHRTGIYGFYEDKENKLFVLDMPLAHKKSSMIFIMPYHVEPLERLEKLLTRQQLDTWISKLEERAVAISLPKVSMEVSHDLQKHLGEIGLTEAVDKSKADLSNISGKKDLYLANVFHASAFEWDTEGNPFDTSIYGSEKIRNPKLFYADHPFIFLVKDNKTNSVLFIGRLVRPKGDKMRDEL from the exons ATGCACCTCTTGTCTTTCAGAGTGAAAATCGCAATCGTTGACAACTATGAATATGAAAACCTATCAAG GCTTTCACTGCAACCCAAACACACAGCAAGCATGTGGGTATCCAAACTCATTGCCCTGTGCCTTTTGGCTGTGGCCGTGTCTGGCGAGGACAATAAGCTGAGTAGCCATGCAACCTCCATGGCAGACACCAGCGTGAACCTGGCCTTCAATCTTTACCACAATGTCGCCAAAGAGAAGAACCTAGAGAACATCCTCATCTCTCCTGTGGTGGTGGCTTCCTCTTTGGGAATGGTTGCTATGGGGGGCAAATCTTCCACTGCTTCCCAGGTGAAGAGTCTTCTGAAGGCTGATGCCCTGAAAGATGACCATTTCCACACAGGCCTGTCTGAGCTTCTTTCTGAGGTGAGTGACCCACAGGCCCGTAATGTCACATGGAAGATCAGCAACAGGCTCTACGGTCCAAGCTCTGTCAGCTTTGCAGAGGACTTTGTCAAGAACAGTAAGAAGCACTACAAGTATGAACACTCGAAGATCAACTTCCGCGATAAGAGAAGCGCCATTAACTCAATCAACGAATGGGCGGCCAAGTCAACTGATGGCAAGCTGCCAGAAGTTACCAAGGATGTGAAAAACACAGATGGGGCTATGATCGTCAATGCCATGTTCTTCAAAC CCCACTGGAATGAGAAGTTCCACCACAAGATGGTTGACAACCGTGGTTTCTTGATTACCCGTTCCTACACTGTCTCTGTCCCAATGATGCACCGCACAG GTATCTATGGCTTCTATGAGGATAAAGAGAACAAGCTATTTGTGTTGGATATGCCTTTGGCGCATAAGAAGTCCAGCATGATTTTCATCATGCCCTACCACGTGGAGCCTCTGGAGAGGCTGGAGAAACTGCTTACTCGTCAACAGCTGGACACCTGGATCAGCAAGCTTGAGGAGAGAGCAGTTGCCATCTCTCTGCCTAAAGTTAGCATGGAAGTCAGCCATGACCTCCAG AAACATCTTGGAGAAATTGGTCTTACTGAGGCTGTGGACAAGTCTAAGGCAGATCTGTCCAACATTTCTGGCAAGAAAGATCTTTACCTGGCCAACGTCTTCCATGCGTCTGCCTTTGAGTGGGACACAGAGGGCAACCCATTTGATACCAGCATTTACGGTAGTGAGAAGATAAGGAACCCCAAACTCTTCTATGCTGACCATCCCTTCATTTTCCTTGTGAAAGACAACAAGACCAACTCCGTCCTTTTCATTGGCAGGCTAGTTCGGCCCAAGGGTGACAAAATGAGAGATGAATTGTAG